ACATGTACGAGCTAGTAAACGAAAAAGCATGTATAAATAATTACTAGTTTATACTTTACACCAGTACTACTGCATCAAGGGTTGACTAAAATCCACCAAATGTTGGTTGAACTTCCATCAATGGGGTTAAGGGCAAAACCCCGTTCATACTCTCCATCACTCGAGAGACAAATACATCATCAAGAGGTTCAAatattgatgatgaagaatcagatgatgtGCTCATCCAACTAGGGTAATCAAACCCAAGAACCTCTTCTGTAAAATCAccatattgttgttgttgctgatgattAATATTATCATTAGTATTAGTCCTTGCTAAATTGACTTTCATGTTTTCAGATCGATGATTGTCATGTGGAACAGTTTGAAAGTTATCGATTTCATTAGAATCCGTGAATCTTGACCTATCAAAAGATCTGGATGATATATCAGAATCGCGGCCCGTGAGCTCTTGAACCAAAGATCTGAACTCAGAAACACTTGTTTTCACCTTCATAGGGTTTGATATATAAACAACTTTGACTGGTTTAGATATTTTCTTAGGAATAGAGTACTTATTTGTTGTACTACTGTTAGT
This portion of the Papaver somniferum cultivar HN1 chromosome 11, ASM357369v1, whole genome shotgun sequence genome encodes:
- the LOC113323309 gene encoding uncharacterized protein LOC113323309 yields the protein MENRPSVRKGTNSSTTNKYSIPKKISKPVKVVYISNPMKVKTSVSEFRSLVQELTGRDSDISSRSFDRSRFTDSNEIDNFQTVPHDNHRSENMKVNLARTNTNDNINHQQQQQYGDFTEEVLGFDYPSWMSTSSDSSSSIFEPLDDVFVSRVMESMNGVLPLTPLMEVQPTFGGF